One region of Artemia franciscana unplaced genomic scaffold, ASM3288406v1 Scaffold_1426, whole genome shotgun sequence genomic DNA includes:
- the LOC136042537 gene encoding piggyBac transposable element-derived protein 3-like has translation MGDKFEKALKKSRNEIGFDCVGTIRRNRFSGCELMDEKEMKRFCMGHVDWRVEKSTEVCLVCWYDNKAVTLVSNYVALEPKDTGRRWDSFEKKYVEIQRPAVIKEYNKYMGGEDLADMLFELYH, from the exons ATGGGTGACAAGTTTGAGAAGGCACTGAAGAAGTCACGAAAC GAGATTGGATTTGATTGCGTTGGGACTATTCGTCGGAACCGTTTTTCAGGATGCGAACTGATGGACGAAAAGGAAATGAAACGGTTTTGTATGGGACACGTCGACTGGAGAGTTGAAAAATCGACAGAAGTTTGCTTGGTGTGCTGGTATGATAACAAAGCGGTCACGCTTGTGTCGAACTACGTTGCACTTGAGCCCAAGGATACCGGTAGACGTTGGGACTCCTTCGAGAAGAAATACGTGGAAATCCAAAGGCCCGCAGTGATCAAAGAGTATAACAAGTACATGGGTGGTGAGGACTTGGCTGATATGCTTTTTGAGCTCTATCACTAA